From the genome of Longispora fulva:
GTACAAGGCACACGCCGGGGTGCGCGTCACCGATGTCTGATCGGGGCGGGTTCCGGGTCGTGTCGCTGGTCCCGTCGTTGACCGAGGCCGTGGCGGCCACCGCCCCGGGAACTCTGGTCGGCGCGACCGACTGGTGCACCCATCCCGCCGACCTCGACGTCGCCCGGGTCGGCGGCACCAAATGGCCGGACGTGGCGAAGGTGATCGCGCTGCGCCCCGATCTGGTGCTCGCCAACCGGGAGGAGAACCGGGAGGAGGACGTCGAGGCCTTGCGCGCCGCCGGGCTCCGGGTGCACGTCACCTATCCGCGCACGGTCGCCGAAGCCCTCGACGAACTGCGGGACATCTGCGTACTGCTCGACAGCCCCGATCCGCAATGGCTGCGAAAGGCGCGGGCGGCGTGGGAGTTCACTCCGGCGGTGACGCGTAAAGTCGCGGTGCCGATCTGGCGGAGGCCGTGGATGTGGCTCGGCGACGACACGTTCGCCGCCGACGTGCTGCGCCGGCTGGGTTACTCGACGGTCCATTCCGGGCGGTACCCGAAAAAGTCGGTGAAAGAAACGATCGACCTGGAACCGGACATCATTGTCTTTCCCGACGAGCCATACGCGTTCCATCCCGGCGACGGTCCGGAGGCGTTTGGAGAGTTTCGCAGCGCGTTTGTGTCGGGCCGTCACCTGACCTGGTACGGCCCCTCTCTGACCGATGCGCCAACCTTTTTGACGGACCAACTGAGCTGAATGGGTCATTGCCCTTTCGTGTTACCGATGTCACGCTCCCGTGGTGCTGAATGTCGTTGAGGAGTACTGGAATCGGGCTCTCGGCCGGGACACCACCCCGGGCGTGCATCTCGTGGCCGACAGCCGGGGTGGACACGGCGTCTACGTTCTCGGCACCCCGGGATGCGTCCGGGTCACGGTCCCCACGGATCTGCTCACCGACGCCGTCCTCGCCGTGCACGAGATCGCGCCGGAGACCCTGCTGACGGCGGAGTTCTGGTCGGAGGCCTTCCCGGACGGCGCGGTCCTCGGGCCCAGCCAGCACCACTACCTGACCGGCACCGACCAGCTGCCCGACCACTCCGGGATCCGCCGGCTCAACCCCGGCGACCACCTGGCGCTCGCCGAGCTGCGCTCCGCGTGCCCCGAGGCGGACTGGGAGGAGGGCGGCTTCGCCGATGAGCCCGGCGCGCTGTTCGGCGCGTTTGACGGCGGCGTGCTGCTGGCGGCGGCGAACCTGACCAACTGGAACGGGCAGCCCACCGACGTCGGTCTGCTCACCCGTCCGGAGGCGCGCCGGCGGGGCCTGGCGACCCGGACGGCGGCGGCGGCCAGCGCGCACGCCCTGCGCCTGCACGGCATCGCCCGTTTGCGGGCCCTGGTGGCCAACGTGCCGTCGATGGCGATCGCCCGCCGCCTGGGCTACACCCCCTACGGCCTCAACGTCTACGTGCGGCTGTAGAACCGCGGATCATGCGGTTACGGTGGGGCCCGACCCGGTTCTGTCGGCGAGTCGGGCCGGCCGGCTAGGCCCGGAACAGCACCCGGCGCTTCTTCGGGTCGGCCTCGGCCAGGGTGACCTGGATCCGCTCCCCCAACGGCATGGTGCCCTCGCACCGGGCGATCACGGCCGGCTCGTCGACGGCGACCACGCCGCCCTTCACTCCGTGCCGGTCGTCGAGGTCGAGCACCGCCGCCTCGAACCGTTCGCCCACCCGGTCGGCGAGCAGCACCGACTCGACCAGGTCGACGGCCCCGCGCTCGGCGGCATTCGC
Proteins encoded in this window:
- a CDS encoding helical backbone metal receptor, with product MSDRGGFRVVSLVPSLTEAVAATAPGTLVGATDWCTHPADLDVARVGGTKWPDVAKVIALRPDLVLANREENREEDVEALRAAGLRVHVTYPRTVAEALDELRDICVLLDSPDPQWLRKARAAWEFTPAVTRKVAVPIWRRPWMWLGDDTFAADVLRRLGYSTVHSGRYPKKSVKETIDLEPDIIVFPDEPYAFHPGDGPEAFGEFRSAFVSGRHLTWYGPSLTDAPTFLTDQLS
- a CDS encoding GNAT family N-acetyltransferase gives rise to the protein MLNVVEEYWNRALGRDTTPGVHLVADSRGGHGVYVLGTPGCVRVTVPTDLLTDAVLAVHEIAPETLLTAEFWSEAFPDGAVLGPSQHHYLTGTDQLPDHSGIRRLNPGDHLALAELRSACPEADWEEGGFADEPGALFGAFDGGVLLAAANLTNWNGQPTDVGLLTRPEARRRGLATRTAAAASAHALRLHGIARLRALVANVPSMAIARRLGYTPYGLNVYVRL